One window from the genome of Variovorax sp. PAMC26660 encodes:
- the can gene encoding carbonate dehydratase, protein MSDNLDDLFAHNRAWSAQMERDRPGFFTGLVKQQTPRYMWIGCSDSRVPANQITGLEPGEVFVHRNVANIVVHSDLNALSAIQFAVERLKVEHIMVVGHYGCSGVQAALEGARIGIADNWIRHIQDVRDRHKVMLESFPEEVRADALCELNVAEQVVNVAVSTVMVDAWARGQKVRIHGWAFGVHDGLLQDLGLNVDGDKPLDAIYKAAVQRIRYKWSKPPGLSPSAQAGADGTEGTAK, encoded by the coding sequence ATGTCCGACAACCTCGACGACCTCTTTGCCCACAACCGTGCCTGGTCCGCACAGATGGAACGCGATCGGCCCGGCTTCTTCACCGGCCTGGTGAAGCAGCAGACGCCGCGCTACATGTGGATCGGCTGTTCCGACAGCCGCGTGCCCGCCAACCAGATCACAGGCCTGGAGCCGGGCGAGGTGTTCGTGCACCGCAACGTGGCCAACATCGTGGTGCATTCGGACCTGAATGCGCTGTCCGCGATCCAGTTTGCCGTCGAGCGACTGAAGGTCGAGCACATCATGGTGGTCGGTCACTACGGCTGCTCGGGCGTGCAGGCCGCGCTCGAAGGCGCGCGCATCGGCATCGCCGACAACTGGATTCGCCACATCCAGGACGTGCGCGACCGGCACAAGGTCATGCTGGAGAGCTTTCCCGAGGAAGTGCGCGCCGATGCGCTGTGCGAGCTCAACGTGGCCGAGCAGGTGGTCAACGTGGCGGTCAGCACCGTCATGGTCGATGCCTGGGCGCGGGGCCAGAAGGTCAGGATCCACGGCTGGGCCTTCGGCGTGCACGACGGCCTGCTGCAGGACCTGGGCCTGAACGTCGATGGCGACAAGCCGCTCGACGCCATCTACAAGGCCGCGGTGCAGCGCATCCGCTACAAATGGAGCAAGCCGCCGGGCCTGTCGCCTAGCGCGCAGGCGGGCGCGGACGGCACCGAAGGCACGGCGAAGTAA
- the aceK gene encoding bifunctional isocitrate dehydrogenase kinase/phosphatase: MFPQRLDSPLAYDIAKAMIDGFNRHYRLFRAESARAKHRFETADWHGQQRAQRERIEFYDLRVNEAVARLEKEFKAGEQPMDVWHQVKLHFIGLLVDHHQPELAESFFNSVTTKILHRAYFQNDFIFVRPAISTEYIEPRGAPTYRPYYPAHDTLADTIEQMLDDFALQGSYANKRRDAERVAHVILIRFHQVKLRANFQLQVLSGLFFRNKGAYVVGRILNGFTEIPFSLPILHDSHGKFYIDAALFGEDDLQMLFSFARAYFMVDMEVPSACVQFLRSLMPRKPRAEIYNALGLAKQGKTLFYRDFLSHLNYSSDRFRIAPGIKGMVMLVFDLPSFPFVFKVIKDFYPPQKDTTREQIKGKYMLVKQHDRVGRMADTLEYSDVGFPLDRFEPELIEEIRKFAPSQLEIGDRDGNGEMELVLKHVYIERRMIPLNIYLQEAFDTLAHPESPAHARRAKDQLEHAVIEYGNAIKDMVAANIFPGDMLWKNFGVTRGGKVVFYDYDEIEYVTDCKFRKVPTPRNEEDEMSGEVWYSVGPKDVFPETFEPFLLGNSDVRAAFMAHHADLLDAAFWQHHKERIQAGQMLDVFPYEESQRFQHEGHATHF; this comes from the coding sequence ATGTTCCCGCAGCGCCTCGATTCGCCGCTGGCCTACGACATCGCCAAGGCGATGATCGACGGATTCAACCGCCACTACCGGTTGTTTCGCGCCGAATCGGCGCGTGCCAAGCATCGATTCGAGACCGCCGACTGGCACGGCCAGCAGCGCGCCCAGCGCGAGCGCATCGAGTTCTACGATCTGCGCGTGAACGAGGCCGTGGCCCGGCTCGAAAAAGAGTTCAAGGCCGGCGAGCAGCCGATGGATGTGTGGCACCAGGTCAAGCTGCACTTCATCGGCTTGCTGGTGGACCATCACCAGCCCGAGCTGGCCGAGAGTTTCTTCAACTCGGTCACCACCAAGATCCTGCACCGGGCCTACTTCCAGAACGACTTCATCTTCGTTCGCCCAGCCATCAGCACCGAGTACATCGAGCCGCGCGGTGCGCCGACCTACCGCCCGTACTACCCCGCGCACGACACGCTGGCCGACACCATCGAGCAGATGCTCGACGACTTCGCGCTGCAGGGCAGCTATGCCAACAAGCGGCGCGATGCCGAGCGCGTGGCGCACGTCATCCTGATCCGCTTCCACCAGGTCAAGTTGCGCGCCAACTTCCAGTTGCAGGTGCTCTCGGGCCTGTTCTTCCGCAACAAGGGCGCCTATGTGGTCGGCCGCATCCTGAACGGCTTCACCGAGATCCCGTTCTCGCTGCCGATCCTGCACGACAGCCACGGCAAGTTCTACATCGACGCGGCGCTGTTCGGCGAAGACGACCTGCAGATGCTGTTCAGCTTTGCACGCGCGTACTTCATGGTCGACATGGAAGTGCCCTCGGCCTGCGTGCAGTTCCTGCGCTCGCTGATGCCGCGCAAGCCGCGCGCCGAAATCTACAACGCGCTCGGCCTGGCCAAGCAGGGCAAGACGCTGTTCTACCGCGACTTCCTCTCGCACCTGAACTATTCGAGCGACCGCTTTCGCATCGCGCCCGGCATCAAGGGCATGGTCATGCTGGTGTTCGACCTGCCTTCGTTTCCGTTCGTGTTCAAGGTCATCAAGGACTTCTATCCGCCGCAGAAGGACACCACGCGCGAGCAGATCAAGGGCAAGTACATGCTCGTGAAGCAGCACGACCGCGTGGGCCGCATGGCCGATACGCTGGAGTACAGCGACGTGGGTTTTCCGCTCGATCGCTTCGAGCCCGAACTGATCGAGGAGATCCGCAAGTTCGCACCCAGCCAGCTCGAGATTGGCGACCGCGATGGCAACGGGGAGATGGAGCTGGTGCTCAAGCACGTCTACATCGAGCGCCGCATGATCCCGCTGAACATCTACCTGCAGGAAGCCTTCGACACGCTGGCGCACCCCGAGAGCCCGGCCCACGCCAGGCGCGCGAAAGACCAGCTCGAACATGCGGTGATCGAGTACGGCAACGCCATCAAGGACATGGTGGCCGCCAACATCTTTCCGGGCGACATGCTGTGGAAGAACTTCGGCGTCACGCGCGGCGGCAAGGTCGTGTTCTACGACTACGACGAGATCGAATACGTCACCGACTGCAAGTTCCGCAAGGTGCCCACGCCGCGCAACGAGGAAGACGAGATGAGCGGCGAGGTCTGGTATTCGGTCGGCCCGAAGGACGTGTTCCCCGAGACCTTCGAGCCCTTTCTGCTCGGCAACAGCGACGTGCGCGCGGCCTT
- a CDS encoding MerR family transcriptional regulator produces MSAQTFTISELAKEFDLTTRAIRFYEDMGLLTPERAGMQRVYSARDRARLTLTLRAKRLGLSLTEAKDILDMYDSPQDTVPQLQKFLGVLGAHRSQLEAQLAELQTNIAEVRAHEKKGRATLARAQKAAKAA; encoded by the coding sequence ATGTCCGCGCAAACCTTCACCATCAGCGAACTCGCGAAGGAGTTCGACCTCACGACGCGAGCCATCCGCTTCTATGAAGACATGGGCCTGCTCACGCCCGAGCGCGCCGGCATGCAGCGCGTGTACAGCGCGCGCGACCGGGCGCGCCTGACGCTCACGCTGCGCGCCAAGCGCCTCGGCCTGAGCCTGACGGAGGCCAAGGACATCCTCGACATGTACGACAGCCCGCAAGACACGGTGCCGCAGCTGCAGAAGTTCCTCGGCGTGCTGGGCGCGCACCGGTCGCAGCTCGAAGCACAGCTGGCCGAACTGCAGACCAATATCGCGGAAGTGCGCGCTCACGAGAAGAAAGGCCGCGCCACGCTCGCACGTGCCCAGAAGGCGGCCAAGGCTGCCTGA